TGTCCGAAGTCGAGATGGCGTGCGACAGCGTTGCGATTATCAACAAGGGGAGGGTGGTACGGCACGGGACACTCGATTCGCTGCTTCTTTCCAAGTCGGTCGTCGAGGTAGAAGCGCGGGACGTAACTCAGGAAGCTCTGGATGCATTGGACCGGTTCGCGCGTGTCATCTCTCGCGATGCGGATCGCTACACAGTAGCCGTCAGCTCGGACGAGGACATCCCGGAGGTCGCCACAACACTCGTCCGCCACAACGCCAAACTCATGCAGATGCACTACCAGCGTGAATCGCTCGAGGAGTTCTTCATTCGCACCATCCAAGACGACGCGCAGGGAGGGCAGAGGTAGTGCGTAGCATCCTGCTGATCGCTTCCATCACTATTCGCGAGGCGATGCGCCGCCGCGTGTGGCTGGGTGTTCTGGTGATCTTGGTGGGGCTTGCCCTCATAGACTTTACCGTTCCTCCTGGGATGCAGAAGCACTCTCGGTTCGGTGGCGACAGCGCCGAGCGGCTGAAGCACGGTATCGAGATGGCCCAGTACTTCGGCGCCCGTATCATGCTGTTCTTCTCCAGTATCATGGCCATTCTGCTCGGAGCCAGCCAGGTGTCCGCAGAGGTGGAACGAGGTACGCTTGCCACCATTCTCGCCAAGCCCATTCGGCGCGTGCAGGTGCTGCTCGGAAAGTGGCTCGGGCTGGTAGCTTTCGGCGTGTGCGTGATCCTGTTTTGCTATAGTGTGAACTGGCTGGTGCTGAGCCTGCGCTACGGCTTCGGCGCGGGAGCCACGTTCAATGTCCCGGCGCTCTTGGTCATGCTACTGTATCCTACACTCTACGGGACCATCACGATGGCCTGGTCGTCGTTCGCCGGTATGGCGCTGTCGCTGCTGCTTACCGCAATGATTTATGCGGCTACCTTCGTCGGTGATGGCATCGTGCAACTGATCGCCCAGCTAACCGACAACAAGTCGCTCAAGGACCTGGAACTACTATCGAGATGGGTGATTCCACACCAACGACTGGGTGAATGGCTGTTCAGTCTGGAAAAGGGATTGGCAACCACCATCGTACAAGCGATTCGGGGCGTTCCCGAGGGCACGCTGTTCGATAAGCTGTACATCTTCATCTACATCATCGCCTTCTTCTGGTTCTCCCATCTGATCTTCTCTCGCCGTGACGTGCAGTAGGCTGCCGGGGAGCCCTACGTAGTTTCAGAACGTCGTGCCGAGCCCCACGAAGCATGGGAGCGGCAGCCGCGG
The Fimbriimonadia bacterium genome window above contains:
- a CDS encoding ABC transporter permease, which produces MRSILLIASITIREAMRRRVWLGVLVILVGLALIDFTVPPGMQKHSRFGGDSAERLKHGIEMAQYFGARIMLFFSSIMAILLGASQVSAEVERGTLATILAKPIRRVQVLLGKWLGLVAFGVCVILFCYSVNWLVLSLRYGFGAGATFNVPALLVMLLYPTLYGTITMAWSSFAGMALSLLLTAMIYAATFVGDGIVQLIAQLTDNKSLKDLELLSRWVIPHQRLGEWLFSLEKGLATTIVQAIRGVPEGTLFDKLYIFIYIIAFFWFSHLIFSRRDVQ